Proteins encoded within one genomic window of Triticum aestivum cultivar Chinese Spring chromosome 2D, IWGSC CS RefSeq v2.1, whole genome shotgun sequence:
- the LOC123054264 gene encoding probable LRR receptor-like serine/threonine-protein kinase At1g56140, whose amino-acid sequence MGRRSRLLHGAALSLLLLAAAAHAQQTDPGDAAALNAVFAKLGQKALPSWNISGDPCTGAATDNTNIDNNPPFNPAIKCECTGGNASVCRVTRLKIYALDAVGSIPEELRNLTALTNLDLSQNYLTGPLPSFIGELTRMQYMSFGINALSGPLPKELGNLTDLVSLSVSSNNFSGSLPSELGNLAKLEQLYIDSAGFSGPLPSTLSKLTKMKTLWASDNDFTGQIPDYIGSWNLTDLRFQGNSFQGPLPATLSNLVQLTSLRIGDIVNGSSSSLAFISNMTSLNTLVLRNCRISDTLLSVNFSKFTSLNLLDLSFNNITGQVPQTLLNLNSLGFLFLGNNSLSGSLPSSVGPMLKNLDFSYNQLTGSVPSWARNSQLNLVANNFGADISSNSALPTGLDCLQRNTPCFLGSPKSSSFAVDCGSDRPISGSDNSLYQPDAATLGAASYYVTGEPTWGASNVGRFMDASNVSSIIYSSHQFLNTLDTELFRNARMSPSSLRYYGIGLENGNYTVTLQFAEFAFPDAQSWKSRGRRVFDIYVQGERKEQNFDIRKVAGGKSYTAVRKQYTVPVTKNFLEIHLFWAGKGTCCIPDQGYYGPAISALSATPNFTPTVRSAAAKKNGSKTGVIAGVVVGVAVLGLVVLAGIFLWRRRQKRRKLSLEQEELYSIVGRPNVLSYGELRSATDNFSPNNLLGQGGYGSVYKGKLTDGRFVAVKQLSEASHQGKKEFATEIETISRVQHRNLVKLYGCCLEGNKPLLVYECLENGSLDHALFGKGKSSLDWPTRFEICLGVARGLSYLHEESSIRVVHRDIKASNILLDANLNPKISDFGLAKLYDDQKTHVSTKVAGTFGYLAPEYAMRGHMTEKIDVFAFGVVVLETLAGRPNYSTEDENKVYIFEWVWELYENNHPLDMVDQRLEEFDSEEALRAIKVALLCTQGSPHQRPSMSRVVAMLTGDVEAPDVVTKPSYITEWQITGGNTTYMSTDVSGQPSSAPRANSPSSRTSSPFLSSVIDEGR is encoded by the exons ATGGGGCGGAGGAGCCGGCTCCTCCATGGCGCCGCGCTCTCGCTGCTGCTGCTCGCGGCGGCCGCCCATGCTCAGCAGACCGATCCAGGCGACG CGGCGGCGCTGAACGCGGTGTTCGCCAAGCTCGGCCAGAAGGCGCTGCCGTCATGGAACATCAGCGGCGACCCCTGCACCGGCGCCGCCACGGACAACACCAACATCGACAACAACCCGCCCTTCAACCCGGCCATCAAGTGCGAGTGCACCGGCGGCAACGCCTCCGTCTGCCGCGTCACCAGGCT GAAAATATACGCGCTGGATGCAGTCGGCTCGATACCAGAGGAGCTGCGGAACCTCACGGCCCTGACCAATTT GGATCTATCGCAAAATTACTTAACAGGGCCTTTACCATCGTTTATCGGGGAGTTGACTCGTATGCAGTACAT GTCTTTTGGCATCAATGCGTTATCTGGACCTTTGCCAAAAGAGCTCGGGAACCTTACGGATCTTGTCTCACT GAGCGTTAGCTCAAACAATTTCAGTGGCTCGCTTCCTTCGGAATTGGGGAACCTGGCCAAACTTGAGCAATT GTACATAGACAGTGCTGGCTTTAGTGGTCCACTACCATCAACGCTTTCCAAACTTACAAAAATGAAAACATT GTGGGCATCAGATAATGATTTTACTGGGCAAATACCAGATTATATAGGGAGCTGGAATCTAACAGATTT GAGGTTTCAGGGCAATTCGTTTCAAGGTCCGCTCCCAGCGACTCTGTCCAATCTTGTCCAACTCACAAGCTT ACGAATCGGTGATATAGTAAACGGAAGTTCTTCTTCGCTGGCATTCATCAGTAACATGACATCTTTGAACACCCT GGTTTTGAGGAACTGTAGGATATCTGATACACTTTTATCAGTAAACTTTTCGAAGTTCACGAGTTTAAACTTATT GGATTTGAGTTTTAACAATATAACAGGCCAAGTACCACAAACCTTGTTGAATCTGAATTCACTCGGCTTCTT ATTTCTTGGAAACAATAGCCTTTCGGGAAGCCTTCCAAGCTCAGTAGGACCTATGCTTAAAAATTT AGATTTTTCTTACAACCAGCTCACAGGAAGTGTTCCTTCTTGGGCTAGAAATTCGCAACT GAATTTAGTGGCAAATAATTTTGGGGCCGATATATCAAGTAACAG TGCCTTACCTACGGGGTTGGACTGCCTTCAGCGAAATACACCTTGTTTTCTTGGATCTCCTAAAT CTTCTTCATTTGCTGTGGACTGTGGTAGTGATCGACCCATATCAGGCTCGGATAATTCTCTGTATCAACCTGATGCTGCCACTCTTGGAGCTGCATCATATTATGTTACAGGAGAACCCACATGGGGTGCTAGCAACGTTGGAAGATTCATGGATGCGTCAAACGTTAGTTCTATAATCTACAGCTCACACCAGTTTCTGAATACACTTGATACAGAATTGTTCCGGAATGCAAGGATGTCGCCATCATCCTTGAGATACTATGGTATTGGCCTTGAAAATGGAAACTACACAGTTACGCTTCAATTTGCAGAGTTTGCCTTCCCAGATGCTCAGTCCTGGAAGAGCAGAGGGAGAAGGGTTTTTGATATATATGTCCAG GGCGAGCGTAAGGAGCAGAACTTTGACATAAGAAAAGTGGCAGGCGGGAAATCTTACACTGCTGTTAGGAAGCAGTACACAGTTCCTGTCACCAAGAACTTTCTTGAGATTCATCTCTTCTGGGCTGGCAAGGGCACTTGCTGCATTCCTGATCAAGGCTACTACGGGCCTGCAATATCAGCTTTGAGTGCAACACCAA ATTTCACCCCTACAGTGCGCAGTGCTGCGGCAAAGAAGAATGGTAGTAAAACAGGTGTGATTGCGGGAGTTGTAGTTGGTGTAGCAGTTTTAGGATTGGTAGTACTTGCCGGAATCTTTCTTTGGAGGCGCAGACAGAAAAGGAGAAAACTATCGTTGGAGCAAGAAG AGCTGTACAGTATTGTTGGAAGACCTAATGTCCTCAGTTATGGTGAACTGAGGTCAGCTACTGATAATTTCAGTCCTAATAACCTTCTTGGTCAAGGAGGATATGGGTCGGTCTATAAG GGGAAGTTAACTGATGGTAGGTTCGTGGCAGTGAAGCAGCTGTCTGAAGCATCTCATCAGGGAAAAAAGGAATTTGCAACGGAAATAGAAACTATATCTCGAGTGCAACACCGTAATCTCGTGAAGTTGTATGGTTGCTGCCTTGAGGGCAATAAGCCACTGCTGGTTTATGAGTGCCTGGAGAATGGAAGCCTGGACCATGCTCTGTTTG GCAAAGGGAAGTCAAGCCTAGACTGGCCAACACGTTTTGAGATATGCTTAGGCGTTGCAAGAGGTCTGTCCTATCTTCATGAAGAATCTAGCATCCGTGTTGTGCACAGGGACATAAAGGCCAGCAATATCTTACTTGACGCCAATCTCAATCCTAAGATCTCGGATTTCGGGCTGGCTAAACTTTATGATGACCAGAAGACGCATGTCAGCACGAAAGTTGCTGGTACATT TGGTTATCTCGCACCTGAGTATGCCATGAGGGGCCATATGACAGAGAAGATCGACGTGTTTGCTTTCGGCGTCGTGGTATTGGAGACTTTAGCTGGGAGACCAAACTACAGCACGGAGGATGAGAACAAGGTCTATATTTTCGAATGG GTGTGGGAACTGTACGAGAACAACCACCCGTTGGACATGGTGGACCAGAGGCTGGAAGAGTTTGACAGCGAGGAGGCGCTCCGGGCCATCAAGGTGGCGCTGCTCTGCACCCAGGGCTCGCCCCACCAGCGTCCCTCCATGTCGAGGGTGGTGGCGATGCTGACGGGCGACGTCGAGGCGCCCGACGTGGTGACCAAGCCGAGCTACATCACCGAGTGGCAGATCACGGGGGGCAACACCACCTACATGAGCACCGACGTCAGCGGGCAGCCGAGCTCAGCGCCGAGGGCCAACTCGCCGTCGTCCCGCACCTCGTCGCCGTTCCTGAGCTCCGTCATCGACGAAGGCCGTTGA
- the LOC123054266 gene encoding probable LRR receptor-like serine/threonine-protein kinase At1g56130 isoform X1, which produces MKLLHGAALALLLLAAAAHAQRTPRTHAGDAAALNAVFAKLGQKASSSWNISGNLCTGAATDDTDIDNDPNFNPAIKCLCSTGNASLCRITRLKIYALDAVGPIPEELWNLTSLTNLNLAQNYLTGPIPSFIGNLAQMQYLSLGINALSGPLPKELGNLTNLVSLGIGSNKFNGSLPSELGNLAKLEQMYIDSAGLTGPLPASLSKLTKMKILWASDNDFTGQIPDYIGSWSLTELRFQGNSFEGPIPATLSNLAQLTSLRIGDILNGSSSSLAFVNNMTSLSTLVLRNCRISDKLSSIDFSKLTSLNLLDLSFNNITGQVPQTLLNLKLLNFLFLGNNSLSGNLPSSIGSSLKNLDFSYNQLSGTVPSWAKDSQLNLVTNNFVADSSSNSVLPTGWGCLQRNTPCFLGSPQSSSFAVDSGSRRPVSGSDNSFYESDDASLGPASFYVTGAQTWGVSNVGRFMDAQNGSYIIYSSRQFLNTLDTELFRNARMSPSSLRYFGIGLENGNYTVTLQFAEFDFPDGQSWKSTGRRVFDIYVQGVRKEQNFDIRKTAGGKSYTAVRKQYIVPVTKNFLEIHLFWAGKGTCCIPTQGYYGPAISALSATPNFTPTVRNAAAKKNGSKTGMIVGVIVGLAVLGLVAFAAIFVWRQKKRKLSLEQEELYSIVGRPNVLSYGELRSATDNFSPDNLLGQGGYGSVYKGKLTDGRFVAVKQLSEKSHQGKREFATEIETISRVQHRNLVKLYGCCLEGNKPLLVYEYLENGSLDHALFGKGKSSLDWPTRFEICLGVARGLSYLHEESSIRVVHRDIKASNILLDANLNPKISDFGLAKLYDDQKTHVSTKVAGTFGYLAPEYAMRGHMTEKIDVFAFGVVVLETLAGRPNYSTKDENKVYIFEWVWELYEDNRPLDVVDPRLEEFDSEEVLRAIKVALLCTQGSPHQRPPMSRVVAMLTGDVEAPDVVTKPSYITEWQIKGGNTSYMSTDVSGQSSSAPRPNSSTSQTSSPFLSSVIDEGR; this is translated from the exons ATGAAGCTCCTCCATGGCGCGGCGCTCGCGCTGCTGCTTCTCGCGGCGGCCGCCCACGCTCAGCGGACCCCGAGGACCCATGCGGGCGACG CGGCGGCGCTGAACGCGGTGTTCGCCAAGCTCGGCCAGAAGGCGTCGTCCTCATGGAACATCAGCGGCAACCTCTGCACCGGCGCCGCCACGGACGACACCGACATCGACAACGACCCCAACTTCAACCCGGCCATCAAGTGCCTCTGCTCCACCGGCAACGCCTCCCTCTGCCGCATCACCAGGCT GAAAATATACGCCTTGGACGCGGTCGGCCCGATACCAGAGGAGCTGTGGAACCTCACCAGCCTCACCAATTT GAATTTAGCACAAAATTACTTAACAGGACCTATACCATCATTCATTGGGAATCTGGCTCAGATGCAGTACTT GAGTTTGGGCATCAATGCGTTATCTGGACCTCTACCAAAGGAGCTTGGGAACCTTACAAATCTTGTATCACT GGGCATTGGCTCAAACAAATTTAATGGCTCACTACCTTCGGAGTTGGGAAACCTGGCCAAACTTGAACAAAT GTACATTGACAGTGCGGGCCTTACTGGCCCACTACCAGCGTCACTTTCGAAGCTCACGAAAATGAAAATATT GTGGGCATCAGATAATGATTTTACTGGCCAGATACCAGATTATATTGGGAGCTGGAGTTTAACAGAGCT GAGGTTTCAAGGCAATTCTTTCGAAGGTCCGATTCCAGCTACTCTTTCCAATCTTGCCCAATTGACAAGCTT ACGAATCGGTGATATATTAAATGGGAGTTCTTCTTCACTGGCATTCGTCAATAACATGACATCTTTGAGCACCTT AGTTTTGAGGAACTGTAGGATATCTGATAAGCTTTCATCGATTGACTTTTCAAAGTTGACGAGTTTAAACTTACT GGATTTGAGTTTCAACAATATCACAGGCCAAGTACCACAAACCTTGTTGAATCTGAAGTTACTAAACTTCTT ATTTCTTGGGAATAATAGCCTTTCAGGAAATCTCCCAAGCTCAATAGGATCTTCGCTTAAAAATTT AGATTTTTCTTACAACCAGCTCTCAGGAACTGTTCCTTCTTGGGCTAAAGATTCACAATT GAATCTGGTGACAAATAATTTCGTGGCTGATAGTTCCAGCAACAG TGTCTTACCTACGGGGTGGGGGTGCCTTCAGCGTAATACACCATGTTTTCTTGGTTCGCCACAGT CTTCTTCATTTGCTGTGGACTCTGGTAGTAGGCGACCCGTATCAGGCTCAGATAATTCTTTCTACGAATCTGATGATGCAAGTCTTGGACCTGCGTCATTTTATGTTACAGGAGCACAAACATGGGGTGTTAGCAATGTTGGAAGGTTCATGGATGCACAGAATGGCAGTTATATAATCTACAGTTCACGCCAGTTTCTGAATACACTTGATACAGAACTGTTCCGGAATGCAAGGATGTCACCTTCATCCTTAAGATACTTTGGTATTGGACTTGAAAATGGAAACTATACAGTTACACTACAATTTGCAGAGTTTGACTTTCCAGACGGTCAGTCTTGGAAGAGCACAGGGAGAAGGGTTTTCGATATATATGTTCAG GGTGTGCGTAAAGAACAGAACTTTGACATAAGGAAGACGGCAGGCGGGAAATCTTACACTGCTGTTAGGAAGCAGTACATTGTTCCTGTCACGAAGAACTTTCTTGAGATTCATCTCTTCTGGGCTGGCAAGGGCACTTGCTGCATTCCTACTCAAGGCTACTACGGGCCTGCGATCTCAGCTTTGAGTGCAACACCAA ATTTCACCCCTACAGTGCGTAATGCTGCGGCAAAGAAGAATGGTAGTAAAACAGGCATGATTGTCGGAGTTATAGTTGGTCTAGCAGTTTTAGGATTGGTAGCATTTGCCGCGATCTTTGTCTGGAGGCAGAAAAAGAGAAAACTATCATTGGAGCAAGAAG AGCTCTACAGTATTGTGGGAAGACCTAATGTCCTCAGTTACGGTGAGCTGAGGTCAGCTACTGATAATTTCAGTCCTGATAACCTTCTTGGTCAAGGAGGATATGGGTCGGTTTATAAG GGAAAGTTAACTGATGGTAGGTTCGTGGCAGTGAAGCAGCTGTCTGAAAAATCTCATCAGGGAAAAAGGGAATTTGCAACGGAAATAGAAACTATATCTCGAGTGCAACACCGTAATCTGGTGAAGCTGTATGGTTGCTGCCTTGAGGGCAATAAGCCACTGCTGGTTTATGAGTACCTGGAGAATGGAAGCCTGGACCATGCTCTGTTTG GCAAAGGGAAGTCAAGCCTAGACTGGCCAACGCGTTTTGAGATATGCTTAGGCGTTGCAAGAGGTCTTTCCTATCTTCATGAAGAATCTAGCATCCGTGTTGTGCACAGGGACATCAAGGCCAGCAATATCTTACTTGATGCCAATCTCAATCCTAAGATCTCGGATTTCGGGCTCGCCAAACTTTATGATGACCAGAAGACACATGTGAGCACGAAGGTTGCTGGTACATT TGGTTATCTCGCACCCGAGTATGCCATGAGAGGCCATATGACAGAGAAGATCGACGTGTTTGCATTCGGCGTCGTAGTATTGGAGACTTTAGCTGGGAGACCAAACTACAGTACAAAGGACGAGAACAAGGTTTATATTTTCGAATGG GTGTGGGAACTGTACGAGGACAACCGCCCGCTGGACGTGGTGGACCCGAGGCTGGAAGAGTTCGACAGCGAGGAGGTGCTCCGGGCCATCAAGGTGGCGCTGCTCTGCACCCAGGGCTCGCCCCACCAGCGCCCCCCCATGTCGAGGGTGGTGGCGATGCTGACGGGCGACGTCGAGGCGCCCGACGTGGTGACCAAGCCGAGCTACATCACGGAGTGGCAGATCAAGGGCGGCAACACCTCCTACATGAGCACCGACGTCAGCGGGCAGTCGAGCTCTGCGCCCAGGCCCAACTCGTCGACGTCCCAAACCTCCTCGCCGTTCCTGAGCTCCGTCATCGACGAAGGCCGCTGA
- the LOC123054266 gene encoding probable LRR receptor-like serine/threonine-protein kinase At1g56140 isoform X2, with the protein MSSQLSNVKWSLGQSTVFQAPAELAVCRNLAQNYLTGPIPSFIGNLAQMQYLSLGINALSGPLPKELGNLTNLVSLGIGSNKFNGSLPSELGNLAKLEQMYIDSAGLTGPLPASLSKLTKMKILWASDNDFTGQIPDYIGSWSLTELRFQGNSFEGPIPATLSNLAQLTSLRIGDILNGSSSSLAFVNNMTSLSTLVLRNCRISDKLSSIDFSKLTSLNLLDLSFNNITGQVPQTLLNLKLLNFLFLGNNSLSGNLPSSIGSSLKNLDFSYNQLSGTVPSWAKDSQLNLVTNNFVADSSSNSVLPTGWGCLQRNTPCFLGSPQSSSFAVDSGSRRPVSGSDNSFYESDDASLGPASFYVTGAQTWGVSNVGRFMDAQNGSYIIYSSRQFLNTLDTELFRNARMSPSSLRYFGIGLENGNYTVTLQFAEFDFPDGQSWKSTGRRVFDIYVQGVRKEQNFDIRKTAGGKSYTAVRKQYIVPVTKNFLEIHLFWAGKGTCCIPTQGYYGPAISALSATPNFTPTVRNAAAKKNGSKTGMIVGVIVGLAVLGLVAFAAIFVWRQKKRKLSLEQEELYSIVGRPNVLSYGELRSATDNFSPDNLLGQGGYGSVYKGKLTDGRFVAVKQLSEKSHQGKREFATEIETISRVQHRNLVKLYGCCLEGNKPLLVYEYLENGSLDHALFGKGKSSLDWPTRFEICLGVARGLSYLHEESSIRVVHRDIKASNILLDANLNPKISDFGLAKLYDDQKTHVSTKVAGTFGYLAPEYAMRGHMTEKIDVFAFGVVVLETLAGRPNYSTKDENKVYIFEWVWELYEDNRPLDVVDPRLEEFDSEEVLRAIKVALLCTQGSPHQRPPMSRVVAMLTGDVEAPDVVTKPSYITEWQIKGGNTSYMSTDVSGQSSSAPRPNSSTSQTSSPFLSSVIDEGR; encoded by the exons ATGTCCTCTCAACTTTCAAACGTGAAATGGTCTCTAGGACAAAGCACTGTGTTCCAGGCACCAGCAGAGTTGGCTGTTTGTCg GAATTTAGCACAAAATTACTTAACAGGACCTATACCATCATTCATTGGGAATCTGGCTCAGATGCAGTACTT GAGTTTGGGCATCAATGCGTTATCTGGACCTCTACCAAAGGAGCTTGGGAACCTTACAAATCTTGTATCACT GGGCATTGGCTCAAACAAATTTAATGGCTCACTACCTTCGGAGTTGGGAAACCTGGCCAAACTTGAACAAAT GTACATTGACAGTGCGGGCCTTACTGGCCCACTACCAGCGTCACTTTCGAAGCTCACGAAAATGAAAATATT GTGGGCATCAGATAATGATTTTACTGGCCAGATACCAGATTATATTGGGAGCTGGAGTTTAACAGAGCT GAGGTTTCAAGGCAATTCTTTCGAAGGTCCGATTCCAGCTACTCTTTCCAATCTTGCCCAATTGACAAGCTT ACGAATCGGTGATATATTAAATGGGAGTTCTTCTTCACTGGCATTCGTCAATAACATGACATCTTTGAGCACCTT AGTTTTGAGGAACTGTAGGATATCTGATAAGCTTTCATCGATTGACTTTTCAAAGTTGACGAGTTTAAACTTACT GGATTTGAGTTTCAACAATATCACAGGCCAAGTACCACAAACCTTGTTGAATCTGAAGTTACTAAACTTCTT ATTTCTTGGGAATAATAGCCTTTCAGGAAATCTCCCAAGCTCAATAGGATCTTCGCTTAAAAATTT AGATTTTTCTTACAACCAGCTCTCAGGAACTGTTCCTTCTTGGGCTAAAGATTCACAATT GAATCTGGTGACAAATAATTTCGTGGCTGATAGTTCCAGCAACAG TGTCTTACCTACGGGGTGGGGGTGCCTTCAGCGTAATACACCATGTTTTCTTGGTTCGCCACAGT CTTCTTCATTTGCTGTGGACTCTGGTAGTAGGCGACCCGTATCAGGCTCAGATAATTCTTTCTACGAATCTGATGATGCAAGTCTTGGACCTGCGTCATTTTATGTTACAGGAGCACAAACATGGGGTGTTAGCAATGTTGGAAGGTTCATGGATGCACAGAATGGCAGTTATATAATCTACAGTTCACGCCAGTTTCTGAATACACTTGATACAGAACTGTTCCGGAATGCAAGGATGTCACCTTCATCCTTAAGATACTTTGGTATTGGACTTGAAAATGGAAACTATACAGTTACACTACAATTTGCAGAGTTTGACTTTCCAGACGGTCAGTCTTGGAAGAGCACAGGGAGAAGGGTTTTCGATATATATGTTCAG GGTGTGCGTAAAGAACAGAACTTTGACATAAGGAAGACGGCAGGCGGGAAATCTTACACTGCTGTTAGGAAGCAGTACATTGTTCCTGTCACGAAGAACTTTCTTGAGATTCATCTCTTCTGGGCTGGCAAGGGCACTTGCTGCATTCCTACTCAAGGCTACTACGGGCCTGCGATCTCAGCTTTGAGTGCAACACCAA ATTTCACCCCTACAGTGCGTAATGCTGCGGCAAAGAAGAATGGTAGTAAAACAGGCATGATTGTCGGAGTTATAGTTGGTCTAGCAGTTTTAGGATTGGTAGCATTTGCCGCGATCTTTGTCTGGAGGCAGAAAAAGAGAAAACTATCATTGGAGCAAGAAG AGCTCTACAGTATTGTGGGAAGACCTAATGTCCTCAGTTACGGTGAGCTGAGGTCAGCTACTGATAATTTCAGTCCTGATAACCTTCTTGGTCAAGGAGGATATGGGTCGGTTTATAAG GGAAAGTTAACTGATGGTAGGTTCGTGGCAGTGAAGCAGCTGTCTGAAAAATCTCATCAGGGAAAAAGGGAATTTGCAACGGAAATAGAAACTATATCTCGAGTGCAACACCGTAATCTGGTGAAGCTGTATGGTTGCTGCCTTGAGGGCAATAAGCCACTGCTGGTTTATGAGTACCTGGAGAATGGAAGCCTGGACCATGCTCTGTTTG GCAAAGGGAAGTCAAGCCTAGACTGGCCAACGCGTTTTGAGATATGCTTAGGCGTTGCAAGAGGTCTTTCCTATCTTCATGAAGAATCTAGCATCCGTGTTGTGCACAGGGACATCAAGGCCAGCAATATCTTACTTGATGCCAATCTCAATCCTAAGATCTCGGATTTCGGGCTCGCCAAACTTTATGATGACCAGAAGACACATGTGAGCACGAAGGTTGCTGGTACATT TGGTTATCTCGCACCCGAGTATGCCATGAGAGGCCATATGACAGAGAAGATCGACGTGTTTGCATTCGGCGTCGTAGTATTGGAGACTTTAGCTGGGAGACCAAACTACAGTACAAAGGACGAGAACAAGGTTTATATTTTCGAATGG GTGTGGGAACTGTACGAGGACAACCGCCCGCTGGACGTGGTGGACCCGAGGCTGGAAGAGTTCGACAGCGAGGAGGTGCTCCGGGCCATCAAGGTGGCGCTGCTCTGCACCCAGGGCTCGCCCCACCAGCGCCCCCCCATGTCGAGGGTGGTGGCGATGCTGACGGGCGACGTCGAGGCGCCCGACGTGGTGACCAAGCCGAGCTACATCACGGAGTGGCAGATCAAGGGCGGCAACACCTCCTACATGAGCACCGACGTCAGCGGGCAGTCGAGCTCTGCGCCCAGGCCCAACTCGTCGACGTCCCAAACCTCCTCGCCGTTCCTGAGCTCCGTCATCGACGAAGGCCGCTGA